From the Bacillota bacterium genome, one window contains:
- a CDS encoding AzlC family ABC transporter permease: MPPDAAATPNANAHPSTELAAGATRAVPIMLGYVVLAMAFGILAREAGLTIPETIAMSVIVFAGASQFIAAGMFAAAMSPAAIIMTTFLVNLRHILMSAALAPHLRGLRFHSYALLGWGVTDETFALNSAEYGRQPRHHWFVYGTNFAAYASWITGTIIGAFFGSLVPGIEQLPLGFALPAMFICLLVMQLSDRLLLYSAVLAGGLSLLLGQLLEGNWNIILATVVTATAASGWEKWKSSG; this comes from the coding sequence TTGCCGCCTGACGCCGCCGCCACCCCCAACGCCAACGCACACCCGTCCACGGAACTTGCCGCGGGCGCAACCCGGGCCGTGCCGATCATGCTCGGCTACGTCGTCCTGGCCATGGCCTTCGGGATCCTGGCCCGGGAGGCCGGCCTGACCATCCCCGAGACTATCGCCATGTCCGTGATCGTGTTCGCCGGGGCCTCCCAGTTTATCGCCGCCGGGATGTTCGCCGCCGCCATGAGTCCGGCGGCCATCATTATGACCACTTTTCTGGTGAACCTGCGGCACATCCTGATGAGCGCCGCGCTCGCCCCCCACCTGCGGGGCCTGCGGTTTCACTCCTACGCCCTGCTGGGATGGGGCGTCACCGACGAAACCTTCGCCTTGAACAGTGCCGAGTACGGCCGGCAGCCCCGCCACCACTGGTTTGTGTACGGCACCAATTTCGCCGCCTACGCCTCGTGGATCACCGGCACCATTATCGGCGCGTTTTTCGGCAGCCTGGTGCCGGGGATCGAACAGTTGCCGCTCGGCTTCGCCCTGCCGGCCATGTTCATCTGCCTGCTGGTCATGCAACTGAGTGACCGGCTGCTCCTGTACTCCGCCGTGCTGGCCGGGGGGCTCTCCCTGCTGCTGGGCCAGCTCCTGGAAGGCAACTGGAACATCATTCTGGCCACGGTCGTCACGGCCACGGCCGCTTCGGGGTGGGAAAAATGGAAAAGTTCTGGATAA
- a CDS encoding AzlD domain-containing protein — MEKFWIIAAMGAVTYLPRALPLAVLARMRIPEGFIRWLRFVPVAVLAALLAPELLLRDGAFDLTIRNQYLLAAVPCFLVAVKTKNLLLTVGVGLATAILLQAVMP; from the coding sequence ATGGAAAAGTTCTGGATAATCGCCGCCATGGGCGCGGTCACCTACCTGCCGCGGGCCCTGCCCCTGGCGGTGCTGGCCCGAATGAGGATCCCGGAGGGTTTCATCCGCTGGCTGCGGTTCGTACCGGTGGCGGTGCTGGCCGCCCTTTTAGCCCCGGAACTGCTCCTGCGCGACGGGGCCTTCGACCTGACCATCCGGAACCAGTACCTGCTGGCCGCCGTCCCCTGCTTCCTGGTGGCGGTGAAGACCAAGAACCTCCTGCTCACGGTCGGCGTCGGGCTGGCGACCGCCATCCTGCTCCAAGCCGTAATGCCCTAA